A window of Silene latifolia isolate original U9 population unplaced genomic scaffold, ASM4854445v1 scaffold_57, whole genome shotgun sequence genomic DNA:
TATTTCTGTGGAGTTTCTGATCAGTTAAAGCAAGAGATTCTGAGTGTATCAGGGTTTACAGAGGGGGAGCTGCCATTCAGATATTTGGGACTGCCTATTCAAACCACCAGGCTGCAGAAGAAAGATTGTGATTGTCTTGTGGACAAAATTTGTTCCAAAATCCATGGCTATGGAGCTAGGAAGTTTTCATATGCAGGGAGATTGATATTGGTACAAGCTGTTCTAAAGAGTTTATGCTCATACTGGGCCTCTTTGTTTGTGCTGCCCAAAGGGATAATTAAAAAAGTTGAAGCTGCTTGCAGGAACTTCTTGTGGGATGGGGGTCCTGAGTATGTGAGAGCTCCTTTGGTGGCATGGGATAGGGTGTGCAGAACAAAGGAGGAAGGGGGCCTAGGTTTACAGGACATGGAGATGTGGAATAAGGCTCTTGTTGGGAGATTAGTGGACTGGGTTTATGAAGGCAGGGACTCGGTTTGGGTCAAGTGGGTGGAGTGTAATCACCTGCGAGGAAGGCCTTGGTCTGAATATAAGCCTAGCACTAATACTAGTTGGGTGTGGAGGCGTATATGCAGGGTTAAAACTGAACTAGCAGCTGGTTATTTGAATGGCAAATGGCATGAACAACCTGATGGTTACTCTCCTGCAAGATGCTACAGGTGGTTAAGAGGGGTGCAGACTAAGGTTGGGTGGTATTCTGTGATTTGGAACCCCTGGAACACGCCAAAGCACAGCTTCCTGGGGTGGATATGGGCTCATGATGCTCTGAAAACAAAAAATAAGCTTCTGCAGTTTGGGGTTACTGATGATGCAGATTGTATGCTGTGTGGGCTAGGTATCGAAACTCAGGAGCACCTGTTTTTTTACTGTCCTTATAGCAGAAGAGTTCTCCATGCTGTAAATCAGGTGATGGGAGGAAttctagctactcatgatatcCTGGAAAGGTGTATGCAGCATCCTGGTTCTCAAGTCCAGAAAAGAGTTTTGTATGCTTTGCTTGTGTGTTTGGTGTATCAGCTATGGCAGCAAAGGAATAGATGCAGGGTGGATATGCAGGTGCTAAGACCTGAGAAACTTAGCTCTCTGATTATGCAGGAAACTAGAGCTAGAATCAGGAGTAGGGACTTATCAATGGTGAAACAAGATGATGTTGATTGGTTACATAGCATGACTCTTTTGTAATAATCTATATGACTCTTGTACTATGATATCCTTTTATTAATATACACTTACATCTTACCAAAAAAAATGcttagtttcttttatctttgTGTTTTTAATCCTAAGTCAACAATAATTCCGCCATTGCTTTGCATTATATTTAGTAGGGGATTACACATTGTCCTTTACCAGGTTCGAGGACAGTGAATATTGGTATACACGCTATACGGCCATCGAGGAGTGTTATTAGACGCCAAcctcgattaatagttaatgagattaattattacAAGATAAGTGAAAGGCAATCTGAAGAAACTTCCACGTGTCATAATGTCCGTCGCCTAGCCTCATGGAGAACATCTAGAATACCAAGGGCTTCGGCTTGTAAGACTGATTCCGCTTTGATGCTTCGACAACCTTAAAAGATACAATCCCATGTGTCCCCAAAAGCTACCCATCCAATACCAGCAAACGTATTACTCTTCCATCCCGCATCCACCATTATCCTTACATTAGTACATGAACCAGGACTCCCCACCACACATATCGGCTTACTTTCACGTATCTCCAAGATCTGATTGTCCGCTAAAGTGTAAGAACCGACAGCCATACTCTCCTTCTCCTCCCTTACTCTATTGACTACCTGATCAACCAAACCCACCACTCTAAACCATTCATTAAGAAACATCCTTAGGTGAAAAACAGCACCCTGAAAGATAATCCTATTTTCCATAGTCCATAGGCACCATAATGTTGCAAGGAATCTCACCAAGGCGAACTCCGCATTCTCAAGTTTACCCAAATAGTTTATCCAGTTTATAATCCATTTTCCAATACTCATCCTTAAACTCTGACAATCCCTAATACCCAAGTCCGAAAAAGCCCAAACATGTCGTGCTATTTCACATTCCCGAAACAAATGTTCCATGGTTTCAATAACCAGGCCATCATGAATACAAGCTTTGCAAGTGGGATAAATAATAATATTTCTCCGCGCAAAATTGATTTCTACTGAGAGGGAGTCAGTTATGATCCAATAGGTTGATATAAGGGGGTTATTTTGCTATCATTCTATGTGTCATGTCAATTTACTCACCACCAACATATACATAATCAATGCTACGTTTATGTTAAAATATAAGAGCTTGGACAAAAATTTCATGTTTGTCTTCATGTCATCATTAATTTTATATTCTTCAAATCTTGCTTTTAGCTAACTTAACCATGTTGGACATTTGTGGAGCTTCTTCTAGTGAGTTAAAATAGCCTAATAAGCTTATAATTATCTTCATGTCATCATTATCTAGGGGAAATTGTATAATATAAATTGTTGTATAAGACGGTCTCTTACCATGAAACCAACCTACTCCCTAcgatccacaccaaaggtaacacttgctttttggcactattcatggacATAGGAAATATTTGATATTATTcctaatctataagacaaaatataatcatgtgagatcttgtttgatttattgtcataaatgttataagaatatcaaatttttataatttttaataatgtgtaactacagatattcacgttgcaaaatgtGTCTCGGCAAGTGTGATAAAGCAAGTGTTATCTTTGGTGTGGATCAGAGGGGGTATTAACTAAAAGCACAAacaaattaataattaaaaaaaaaagcccAAACTCCTTTCAACCCTTCTCATCCTCATTGATCTTGCCTTTCCCTTTGGATATTGCTTTTTTacatacgcattttactctttcacatacgattTTTACAATTTTACCCTTGCCATTTTTCTCATCTTTTATTCAAACccaattataatttttttttaaaaaaaagagagACAACCACTAAACCAACCGGCCACTACCACCTCCCCAGCCCACCACTCTATGCCTAAACACCAGCCGAACAGTTCCAACTGACCACCATCCTTCGCGTTATCCACCAACTGCGCTGACTCCCGCTAACTAAAACCCAACTTGCACCACCCTCCTTATCAAACCACCTCTCTCTTTCACCTCTTTTTCTTCATCCCCATCCACCACAAACTCCATACGGCCACCCTTGTCGACCGCATATAATTGAGAGAGTCCATAAGCAAACAGACGGAATAATTAAACCAATCCAACTAAATGAATGAATCCAAATATCCTGGGTAGCAAAGTTACCCTTTTTTGACATTGGCATCTGGTGGGATTAATTCCCTCCATTATGGAGTAGATGTTTCTTGTTGAAACATTATGAAGATGAGTTACTAATTGACCAATAACTTACTTGTACATTGATAGAGTCATGAATATAGTATAAGTTACATGGAAGTTATAGCTTGGGATTTAGCTATAAAAGGAGAGTTTAGTCTATGCAACTTGTATCCTCATTCCTCATTGTATATCTATTGAGTGatcaataaaattcctagtgaGACTATAGTGAGGACGTAGCCAAGTTGGTGAACCTCGTAAATATTGTGTCCTTATTATTTTTCTGattcttattatatttattattgtgTGAGTGGCTCATACCAAAAATCCCTACaaactggtatcagagcccggttgGGCGGGTGAGGGAAGAGCGATCCACTAAAATTCACAATAATGGAAGGAGGTAAAATTTTGTTCGATAAATTCGATGGGAAAGATTTTGCTTTGTGGAAAATGCAAATAACGGATTCTTTGTATTCAAAGAATCTACATCTACCTTTGGAAGGCACTAAGCCAGATTCCATGGAAAAGGAAGAGTGGGAAAAATTGGACAGGCAAGCGCTAGGTGTGGTGAGATTAACGCTGGCACGTAATGTTGCATTCAATGTGATGAGTGCAAAGACGACATTGGACATGatgaatgtaatactccgtatttataagacttggggtactctatcgagtaggccttactctgtcgagtaagggtaagttgcgaaataaaatagtttctgacctgttgggtactcgatcgagtagctggggcactcgatcgagtaagggggtactcgatcgagtaccttgggtactcgatcgagtgtccggttttacggggagttttcttgggttttgttaattatgcgattaaggtatttaagcttcatcgtcattattctaaatcacttttacaaaacctaaattcctgtttaagagagaaagcaaacaagttcatcttcttaatcgcattcttagcagttctcggagttcagacggtcagttcttgtcgttgtgtataccgttgagttccttgcgtcgagggtaagatctacgtaccctttttattgtatttcctttgatttggttaaaccctaatttagagattgggggtttttatgtgtagtatgtgattggtagcctctatgtgttgtatgataggaggagggttcatagaagaggctttttgactcggagagagaccgtcgattgtgtgcataccgggtaggatttcctactcagtattagtcccataatgggatattggttgatgtgttgtatttggttgtttgatataataatagtattgtgattgtggttgtgatcgttgttgatggttcgcgaggcgtggcctcggctgagtggggtcacttgcgggagtggcttcacgccctagtttcgcttttcgtggaacccgccacggaagggatgtgcacattaatggacagggttatcgctcactatgtggagcggggatttgatgGGTACGGCCTGCGGTCCTCCATCGGCAAGGCGGGTCCAGGACGGTCGATGAtcgagatgatgggaattggttggttgtgtgtgtgtgtgtgagttaagtctgtctgtttatcttatcattgttgtctatattgattgtgtgattagtgcgacccggtgttgttttgtaaactgcggtgatccattcggggatggtgagcagatattgagcaggtattgagatgagtctttgggatagtttgggatgccacgacatgatgataggagtcttccgctgtagcctttagtttatttacatttcagttagaacagtcagtttgagatcatgtatcgtacttttggtttggttttgaggagtgtaactattcgctaaattatttataataaacgttgtttcttcattgatgtttgattatcattgcctcgggtaaccgagatggtaatatcttcatacctgagtggtcctggtaaggcacttggagtatgggggtgttacaatgaatGTCCTAGaaaatatcttcatacctgagtggtcctggtaaggcaattgaagccttatgaggagaactaccctactcatgatctggagttgggtgcagtggtgtttgctctcaagatttggagacattacctttatggagcaatctttaaggtattttatgatcacaagagtctcaagtacatcttcacgcagaaggagttgaacatgagacagaggaggtggatggagctgattggcgattatgacatggaaatcatctaccatgaagggaaggccaatgttgttgctgatgctttgagtaggaagagtgtacattctctgtgtacagctctatccttgatgaggctgagggatgaggtagcgagttttgggatacatatgatgcagaaaggagatgccatgggtgatatgacagtacatcttgagttttatgatgatattcgaggtaagcagactttggatcctaagatagttgagtggagagtggagtagagaaagggacaaagtgtccggttttctattcatacagatggtagtttgaggtttgatggtaggtggtgtgttcctaatgatgaggagttgaaaaagactatcatgacagaggcacattgcacaccatactcagttcatccaggtggagacaagctatacaaggatttgaagaaaacgttttggtggcctgggatgaagaaagagacaatttgagtttgtgtccgttgtttgacatgccgagagagttaaaggggaacagagacgaccacaaggtaagattcagtctttagaggtacctgagtggaagtgggaatccatttccatggatttcattgtgggtttgccaaagagtcaacaaggtaacaacatgatttgggtgatagtagatcgtctgaccaagtcagctcactttgttccaatgaaagatacatggactaaggcacaattggctatggcctatcgaaagaacgtgcttaagttacatggagtccctaaggacatagtgtctgacagagatgcgaggtttatatcaaggttttggaaggagttgcaagaatcgttgggaacaactttgaagatgagtacaaagacatTTCatctgcgacagacgggcagatcgagagaacaatcaagactcttgaggatatgttgcgagcttgtgtgatggattttggtggtagcgggagcgagaggttggacttgatagaattttcttacaataacagttatcacaccagtataggtatggcaccgtttgaggctttgtatgggaggagatgtaggagtccaatctgttgggacgatattgctgaggcagtggttttaggaccacagatggtgcatgagatggtggaacagataaagatgatcagggaaaggatgagagcagctcaagatcgacaaaagagttatgcagatctacatcgacgggatatagagtttcaagttggggacaaggttcttttgaaagtgtctcctatgcgtggggttatgagatttgggaagaaaggcaagctaagtcagaagtttatagggccttatgagatcttagagcgagttggggaagttgcctatcgtctggctttaccagctgcgttagagagagtgcataatgtgtttcatgtatcgcagctgcggaagtatgtgagtgacccgtcacatgtgttagaggcagagagtttagagctagatgagtccttatcatatcttgaagtgcctaagcagattctagaccgaaaggttagaaagactaggagtggtgagacagttttgcttaagatcctgtggtctaaccacgagaccgaggaagctacatgggagccagaggaagctatgaaagagcgttaccctttcctttttgatcaggtatgtatggttacggggacgtaaccttgtttcttttaggggggtaggagatgatcgcgagcagtttttaagagttttataccccttttatatgttgtgtcggtatggttgtcgggatgagttgggtaagtatcatgttttatgttgaattttgtttggcgtttgagtcgggaatgttgtgggagtacctttgtttagtagtggtttgaacttcggggacgaagttcctttttaaggagggaagactgtaatactccgtatttataagtcttggggtactctatcgagtaggccttactctgtcgagtaagggtaagttgtgaaataaaatagtttcgactgttgggtactcgatcgagtagtggggcactcgatcgagtaaggggtactcgatcgagtaccttgggtactcgatcgagtgtccggttttacggggagttttctcgggttttgttaattatgcgattaaggtatttaagcttcatcgtcattattctaaatcacttttacaaaacctaaattcctgtttaagagagaaagcaaacaagttcatcttcttaatcgcattctcggcggttccggagttcgacggtcggttcttgtcgttgtgtataccgttgagttccttgcgtcgagggtaagatctacgtaccctttttattgtatttcctttgatttggttaaaccctaatttagagattgggggtttttatgtgtagtatgtgattggtagcctctatgtgttgtatgataggaggagggttcaaagaagaggctttttgactcggcAGAGAGacccgtcgattgtgtgcatacgggtaggatttcctactcagtattagtcccataatgggatatgggttgatgtgttgtatttggttgtttgatataataattgtattgtgattgtggttgtgatcgttgttgatggttcgcgaggcgtggcctcggctgagtggggtcacttgcgggagtggcttcacgccctagtttcgccttctgtggaacccgccacagaagggatgtgcacattaatggacagggttatcgctcactatgtggagcggggatttgatgggtacggctgcggtcttccactggcaaggctggtccagtggacggtcagtatcgagatgatgggaattggttggttgtgtgtgtgtgtgacagttaagctgtctgtttatcttatcattgttgtctatattgattgtgtgattagtactgaccccggtgttgttttgtaaacctgcggtgatccattcggggatggtgagcagatattgagcaggtattgagatgagtgcgggatagctgggatgccacgacatgatgataggagtcttccgctgtagcctttagtttatttacatttcagttagaacagtcagtttgagatcatgtatcgtacttttggtttggttttgaggagtgtaactattcgctaaattatttataataaacgttgtttcttcattgatgtttgattatcattgcctcgggtaaccgagatggtaatatcttcatacctgagtggtcctggtaaggcacttggagtatgggggtgttacaatgaatGTCCTAGAAAATATGTATGAGACACCTTCAGTTACAAATAAGGTTTTCCTTATACGAAGGTTGTTTGGTTTACAAATGCAAGAAGGAATCACAATGGCGGATCATATTaataattttaatgtgattacaAGACAACTTAGCTCCGTaaagatagattttgatgatgagATAAAAGCATTAATTTTATTATCCTCGTTACCTAGTAGTTGGGATACTACAGTGACTGCAATTAGTAGTTCGCAAGGACAAGAGAAGCTCAAGTTTGAAAATGTACGTGATCTAATTCTAAGCGAGAGCATTCGCAAAAATGAATTAGGTGAGACGTCGGGAATCAATTGGAGCGGATTAATTGCTGATAGTAGAGGAAATAAAAATTATAGAGGTGGTTATCGCGGGAAATCAAAGTCAACAACTAGAGGAGGTGATACATGTTGGAATTGTGGCGAGAGTGGACATGTAAAATGGAATTGTCCAAATCCTAAGAAAAATGGACAACAGCGTAATAATGAGGATGGAAATGCAGCGATAGCTGTGGAGGATGAAGGTGATCTTTTGGCAGTGAGTGTCGAAGATCCGATTGAGTCTTCGGTATTGGACTCTGGTGTATCATTTCACGCTTCTCCAGATAAAAATTCCTTTCATAAATTTATTAGTGGAAGGTGTGGTACTGCTTACTTGGCAAATGGTAAAGCGATGTCGATTATGGGAAAAGGTGATGTTGAGATACGTACTCCAACTGGGGGTAGGTGGGAGCTAACAGATGTAATGTTCATCCTGAACTTGAAGAAGAAATTGATATCTATTGGAAAACTTGATGAAGCAGGCTACAAGGTTGTCTTTGAGAAAAGTTCCTGGAAAATAGTCAAGGAAGCTATGATTTTAGCTCGTGGGACTAAGAGTGGAACTTTGTACACCACTGTAGGGTGTAGTGACATGAGTAGTGTAACTGCTGGAGGGATGAAGAATAAAATTGTTTCAAGAGATTTGTTACAGGATCCGAAAACTATGCATAGTGGGCCTTACACTAAGTACCGTGGAAGTAAAGTTGGTGACTTGAAGGCAGAAGGTGGTCCGAGAACGCACAAGGTGAAACTGGCACGCTGAAATGTGTGCGGAAATTCAAGAAGTTCTAGTCAGGCAAGTAAGGGTGTTTCGTTTAGGTGGGAGTGCACGCCCGGACAAACGATGAGTGAAGCCCGACAAGTATGGTTGCCGGTGGGAACAAACTTGAATGTTAAAGGGTCGAAGTTGGATAATACCTTGGTTGGACTCTTGCGTGAGGCATTAGTTGAACATGGTTGCATTAGGTGGAAAAGGAAAGTTGGTGTTACCTCCATAATTGTCGGgaggtgggagattgttgggattaATTTCCTCCATTATGGAGTAGATGTTTCTTGTTGAAACATTATGAAGATGAGTTACTAATTGACCAATAACTTACTTGTACATTGATAGAGTCATGAATATAGTATAAGTTACATGGAAGTTATAGCTTGGGATTTAGCTATAAAATGAGAGTTTAGTCTATGTAACTTGTATCCTCATTCCTAGGGATGGCAACGGATCCTGGATCCGGTCCAGATCCATTAGACCCTACCCTGATGGATAGGATATGGATCCTTATATTTCGGACCCTACGGATCTGGATCGGATCTGGATCCACGAGTTTAAAAACGGATCTCGATATGGATCTGGTCGGCTAGACCCGGATCCGACCCTAAGACCCGTTTTTAATattaatttagaaaaaaaaaagttctaaCTTGGGTTATGCGTAAATCCCTCCCAAAGCCCAAACCCATttacttaggccctgttctttttaGCTTTTTAGAGCCGAattgaatctgaatctgaatcaaTGGAGAGCGAATCAATTGAGCTAAacgaatcgaatggagccgaatcaatcgaatcgagtgaatcaactcaatggagctgaatcaatcgaatcgaatggatgGAGTGAAtggaatcgaatcgaatcaatcgaaaaGAGAGCtgaaatgaatcgaatcgaatcaataaagtgaattgaaataatcaatcgaaataatcatattaatattaataatattaatattaataatatttaatattattgttattatcaactataataatactaatattcataATATAATACTATTTATATTAATACTaaaatttttaagaaaaaaattataatattatatatgaataatcataaattataataatgaaaaaatagtaattttttactaataatattcttaataacaataataaataataatgtcaatattaataatgatattagtaaaaatggttgtttcgaataaaaacactcaagtaagcgttgctcgaatccgggtcgggtcaacgcactcctctcagacgatggcacctcgaacctatgcttgctctctccggatggatcttttacgcgtaacaaatagggcctcgaagggttcgcaataggtccttctctgatgccttacggtactggtggatagttgagaccttgcttgaagctaaggtctCCGTGCCAtctcatagtagctcgagtagtcttacttctagagagaggaagttgttggtgagaagtattttaccattgattggtcaataatgaggtatttataggtttctatgtgtacctcaaatgatggcttggaaatcatggttaccatattcgctatgaatacgccttaccgattcgcgattcgcttatagaaaatgtgtgatatgtattttcagtaatcaatttgatagaattcgcttttaacgattCGTGATTCGTAGGGTATCAAGCGAATCTGTAACCATGTTTGCAAGCGTGTTTacttgtatgaccccgtattggctagtgggtcaagtcggttgagcatgccccatcaataatattaataataaataataaatgttattaacaacaacaacaacaacaacaacaacaacaacaacaacaacaacaacaacaacaacaacaacaacaacaacaacaacaacaacaacaacaacaacaacaacaacaacaacaacaacaacaacaacaacaacaacaacaacaacaacaacaacaacaaacaacaacaacaacaacaacaacaacaacaacaacaacaacaacaacaacaacaacaacaacaacaacaacaacaacaacaacaacaacaacaacaacaacaacaacaacaacaacaacaacaacaacaacaacaacaacaacaacaacaacaacaacaacaacaacaacaacaacaacaacaacaacaacaacaacaacaacaacaacaacaacaacaacaacaacaacaacaacaacaacaacatcaacaacaacaacaacaacaacaacaacaacaacaacattaacattaataacattattattcataacaacaacaacaacaacaacaacaacaacaacaacaacaacaacaacaacaacaacaacaacaacaacaacaacaacaacaacaacaacaacattattattcattttaataataatattcataataatagtaatagtaattataataaataaattattaataacattattattaacaatattattaaatataataataataataaagaataataatattaaaaaaatagtattattgataacaaaattaataataactattaaatttaagatgagtaaagctgaaatgagctgaacttaatggagtcgaatcgaatcgaatcgaatggagccgagttgagtgaatcgaatcgaatggagctgaaAACTGAATgaagtgaatcgaatcgaatcgagtgaatcgaatcgaatagagctgagttgaactgaaatgggctgaaaataagccagaaagaacagggccttattactactactattctCAGTTCTCTCATTATTCTTCATCCCCTAACCCCTCCCTTATTTAACCTAAATCCCTTCTCAAACACCCTCCCTTATCCCGCCGCCTAAACACCCTCCCTTATCTCACGCCTGAATGCTTCCCCCCGACGGTCGACCTAGCTCATAACTATCTCCGACGATCGACGAATCGAAGGTAACTTTTTAATTTGTAAAATGTCTTGTTAATTTCTGGTGGTGTAATAATTAATCTATAATTGTTCTTTAACTACTAATAAGAGAATATATATGTTTTTTACATCATCAGTTTCTCTTAATGGATGATTATTGATAATTATTGTTTATAAATAAATTGATTGTTGTAAAATGTCTTGTTAATTTCAACGATCGACGAATAAGTGTCGGGGTATATACGGGGATGAATAAGTGCCGGGATAAAATGCCTCTTACATTTCGTGTTTGCTAAATGCAAACCTAATTTATTGTTTTGAGCT
This region includes:
- the LOC141639777 gene encoding uncharacterized protein LOC141639777 → MEHLFRECEIARHVWAFSDLGIRDCQSLRMSIGKWIINWINYLGKLENAEFALVRFLATLWCLWTMENRIIFQGAVFHLRMFLNEWFRVVGLVDQVVNRVREEKESMAVGSYTLADNQILEIRESKPICVVGSPGSCTNVRIMVDAGWKSNTFAGIGWVAFGDTWDCIF